Proteins from a genomic interval of Pseudodesulfovibrio nedwellii:
- a CDS encoding DUF6162 family protein: protein MDEKIRVTQCEVVVPPAGGTFETQLVVIVAFVTIVLCGCGILLRSSGAEEYTVPAWQVDAFSDLQPEELAIFNALLTSAPEIEMIHEDEFDWPSVTELAEAQLPPFVQDSSWRSDGSYHWIRNIISTEDKHIVLYMGNPGDDIKTGSFLLVMLHDHIKKQGNAGVASHVPFEVWIHPSSSPSFPGMSTDQALINGGWREVVARKGEREMKKSRGEDYF from the coding sequence ATGGACGAAAAAATACGGGTGACGCAATGCGAGGTGGTTGTTCCACCCGCTGGCGGAACTTTTGAAACTCAGCTCGTCGTGATTGTTGCATTTGTGACCATTGTTTTGTGCGGATGCGGCATCCTTTTACGAAGCTCCGGGGCAGAGGAATATACGGTCCCTGCGTGGCAGGTTGATGCTTTCAGCGATCTTCAACCTGAAGAGCTCGCTATTTTCAATGCGCTTCTTACATCAGCTCCTGAGATTGAAATGATTCATGAAGATGAGTTTGATTGGCCGTCGGTGACGGAATTGGCTGAGGCTCAGCTGCCTCCGTTTGTTCAGGATTCATCGTGGCGTAGTGACGGGAGTTATCATTGGATACGGAACATTATCAGTACAGAGGATAAACATATTGTTCTGTATATGGGAAATCCTGGTGATGACATCAAAACAGGCTCTTTTCTGTTGGTGATGCTGCATGATCATATCAAGAAACAAGGGAATGCGGGAGTGGCCAGTCACGTTCCCTTTGAAGTTTGGATTCATCCTTCTTCCTCTCCTTCGTTTCCGGGAATGAGCACGGATCAGGCATTGATCAATGGTGGATGGCGAGAAGTGGTTGCTCGGAAGGGTGAGCGTGAGATGAAAAAATCTCGAGGCGAGGATTACTTCTAA
- a CDS encoding metal ABC transporter solute-binding protein, Zn/Mn family produces MIRKLLYSIVFGLFMVSAACPAEDIPRIGVTLHPYYSFVKAIVGDTAEVVPLIGEGFNPHNYRPQPEDIKKCMTLDVMVVNGIGHDEFAFESIEAANLKGKLPLIFANKDVSLIPVSGHLDGKKVVNPHTFVSVTASVRQVYTIAKELGELFPENASLYRKNGRKYAARLRRMKAEYMERIADLPDLDFRCATIHGGYDYLFQDFGLQVTAVIEPGHGLKPAASQLARIIDEIKRLGVNVIFTEMAFPDKYVDTIHEETGIRIRHLSHLTNGEYTEEGFEKGLRANLEALTNALVDAKTAKQGG; encoded by the coding sequence ATGATTCGTAAGTTACTATATAGTATCGTTTTTGGTTTGTTTATGGTGAGTGCTGCGTGCCCCGCTGAAGATATTCCTCGCATTGGTGTGACACTGCATCCGTACTATAGCTTTGTGAAAGCTATCGTCGGCGATACTGCCGAAGTCGTTCCTCTCATTGGTGAAGGGTTTAATCCTCATAATTACCGGCCTCAGCCCGAGGATATCAAGAAATGCATGACGTTGGATGTCATGGTCGTCAACGGCATCGGGCATGATGAATTTGCCTTTGAAAGCATCGAAGCAGCCAATTTGAAAGGAAAACTCCCGCTTATTTTCGCCAACAAGGACGTTTCACTTATTCCGGTGAGTGGACATCTAGATGGCAAGAAAGTTGTCAATCCCCACACATTTGTCTCTGTGACCGCCTCGGTTCGCCAAGTTTATACTATTGCCAAGGAGCTGGGAGAACTGTTCCCTGAGAACGCCTCCCTATACCGAAAGAATGGACGGAAATATGCGGCTCGGCTTCGTCGGATGAAAGCCGAATACATGGAGCGTATAGCCGATCTGCCGGATTTGGATTTCCGTTGCGCCACTATTCACGGCGGATATGATTACCTTTTTCAGGATTTTGGATTACAGGTGACCGCTGTTATCGAGCCGGGGCATGGGCTGAAGCCTGCAGCCAGCCAGCTTGCCCGAATTATAGATGAAATCAAAAGACTCGGCGTGAATGTTATTTTTACTGAGATGGCGTTTCCCGACAAATATGTGGACACCATCCATGAGGAGACCGGTATTCGGATTCGTCATTTGTCACATTTGACCAATGGCGAATATACGGAAGAGGGGTTTGAGAAGGGATTGCGAGCCAATCTTGAAGCCCTGACAAATGCCCTTGTAGACGCAAAAACTGCCAAACAGGGAGGCTGA
- a CDS encoding metal ABC transporter ATP-binding protein, whose translation MSKVTLLTKGPTVHFEHLGLRLGGNTILSDVNFTIQPGSIHCIIGPNGGGKTSLIRSMLGQMPHTGDIRICWGGPTTIGYVPQSLDYDDTLPMTVLDFMAMLCQRRPAFLGLKHSKRSLINDVLQRVGMDSKINRPFGSLSGGERQRILFAQALMPRPKLLILDEPTTGLDQAGTAIMHDVLEELRREGTTILCIHHDLSVVREMGDVVTCINRQLLFSGPPVEELTPERVFSVFSSVKAA comes from the coding sequence ATGTCTAAAGTGACTTTGTTGACAAAAGGTCCCACCGTTCACTTTGAGCATTTGGGACTGCGTCTTGGCGGCAATACCATTCTTTCGGATGTGAATTTTACGATTCAACCTGGTTCGATTCATTGCATAATTGGTCCCAATGGAGGCGGCAAGACTTCTCTTATTCGTTCAATGCTCGGACAGATGCCCCACACCGGCGATATTCGCATTTGCTGGGGTGGGCCGACAACGATCGGCTATGTCCCCCAGTCGTTGGATTATGACGATACCTTGCCCATGACGGTCTTGGATTTCATGGCAATGCTTTGCCAACGAAGGCCTGCCTTCCTCGGTTTGAAGCATAGTAAGCGGTCCTTGATTAATGATGTGTTGCAACGTGTCGGTATGGATTCAAAAATTAACCGGCCATTTGGCTCTCTGTCCGGGGGGGAACGTCAAAGAATTTTGTTTGCACAAGCATTAATGCCCCGTCCAAAGTTGCTTATTCTGGACGAACCGACAACCGGTTTGGATCAGGCCGGTACAGCGATTATGCATGATGTGCTGGAAGAGTTGCGCCGGGAAGGGACAACGATCCTTTGTATCCATCATGATCTCTCGGTTGTTCGTGAAATGGGTGATGTTGTGACGTGTATCAATCGGCAATTGTTGTTTTCAGGGCCTCCGGTCGAGGAATTGACTCCTGAGCGTGTATTTTCTGTTTTTTCTTCAGTCAAGGCGGCCTGA
- a CDS encoding metal ABC transporter permease yields MDFIYDFIRLPLMEMGKAGVLPEFFQYAFVINALLCALVAGPLLGGIGTMVVSKRLAFFSQAVGQAALTGVALGVLLGEPVTAPYVSLFGFCILFALTMNYTRNRMRMKQDIVIGVFLSVSLAVGACVLLYVTAKVNMHVLDNILFGSVLTVNNTDMNVLIVIAGLCVAVGIPTYNKMLLASFNPSLAQVRGINAKLYDYVFVLMITVITVACLKIVGAVLVEALLIIPAAAARNVSRSVRGFFFYSVAFATVSCMLGIIIPMQFEIPVPSGGAIILVASIVFMMTAGVRMVSGSFKEAAV; encoded by the coding sequence ATGGATTTTATTTACGACTTTATTCGACTTCCGCTCATGGAGATGGGCAAGGCCGGGGTGTTGCCTGAATTTTTTCAATACGCTTTTGTTATCAACGCCCTGTTATGCGCATTGGTGGCCGGACCGCTTCTTGGTGGAATCGGTACCATGGTGGTTTCAAAGCGGTTGGCCTTTTTCTCCCAGGCAGTGGGGCAGGCTGCCCTGACAGGCGTGGCGCTCGGCGTGCTGCTTGGTGAACCCGTGACCGCCCCGTATGTATCCCTGTTTGGGTTTTGTATCCTGTTCGCACTGACTATGAATTACACCCGTAATCGTATGCGCATGAAGCAGGATATTGTTATCGGTGTTTTTCTTTCGGTCTCGTTGGCAGTGGGGGCCTGTGTTCTTTTGTATGTCACGGCCAAGGTGAATATGCATGTGTTGGACAATATTTTATTTGGTTCCGTTCTTACGGTGAATAACACTGACATGAACGTTTTGATTGTCATTGCCGGGTTATGCGTTGCCGTGGGTATCCCTACCTATAACAAAATGTTGCTTGCCAGTTTTAATCCCAGCCTCGCTCAGGTTCGCGGTATCAATGCCAAATTGTATGACTATGTGTTCGTGCTCATGATTACGGTTATTACTGTTGCCTGCCTGAAAATTGTGGGGGCGGTGCTTGTGGAAGCATTGCTCATTATTCCGGCGGCGGCTGCGAGAAACGTCAGTCGTTCTGTGCGTGGTTTTTTCTTTTATAGTGTGGCCTTCGCCACCGTGAGTTGCATGCTTGGCATCATTATCCCGATGCAATTTGAAATCCCGGTGCCGTCTGGCGGTGCCATTATACTCGTCGCTTCCATCGTCTTCATGATGACAGCCGGAGTGCGCATGGTCTCCGGCTCTTTCAAGGAGGCTGCGGTATGA
- a CDS encoding metal ABC transporter substrate-binding protein yields MKKCLIIGMLVTFVFLWARAGIAADASEKTVVLTSIGAVQAMAEVLTENTSITVMNSIPQGYSMRGQDAYFKKHREAFFQSAAKADAVLTVGSAWPADPLYKWARRSNIRVVNIDATRPLDEYGAGVPLVTVQGKNVPFVWRSPANMTRMGAITADDLSRLVPAEASTIKANLKRMQSVLFRIRSKYEAAFTDLESVDIAALTGAYTPLIDEFGLDVIAYALKPEVEWTENDAKGFAEQLKSGDIKAVACAWEPDEKVRKVIVKSGAVPVVLEKFVRESDVDPIISLSNWYERNLSRLLAALQD; encoded by the coding sequence ATGAAGAAGTGCCTTATTATTGGTATGCTGGTGACATTTGTTTTTCTTTGGGCAAGGGCTGGTATTGCCGCGGATGCTTCAGAAAAAACCGTTGTTCTGACATCCATCGGCGCAGTGCAGGCCATGGCTGAAGTCCTGACTGAAAATACATCCATCACGGTGATGAACAGCATCCCGCAAGGATATTCCATGCGAGGACAGGATGCTTATTTCAAAAAGCATAGGGAAGCGTTTTTTCAATCGGCAGCCAAAGCAGACGCGGTGCTTACCGTCGGATCAGCTTGGCCGGCTGACCCTTTGTACAAATGGGCCAGACGAAGCAACATCCGAGTGGTCAATATCGACGCGACCAGACCTTTGGACGAATATGGCGCGGGTGTGCCGTTGGTGACGGTGCAAGGAAAGAACGTTCCGTTTGTCTGGCGTAGCCCCGCCAATATGACTCGTATGGGGGCCATTACAGCCGATGACCTTTCGCGTCTTGTCCCTGCGGAAGCTTCGACGATCAAGGCCAATCTCAAGAGAATGCAGTCCGTTCTGTTCAGAATCCGGTCAAAGTATGAAGCGGCGTTTACTGACCTTGAGAGTGTGGACATTGCTGCGCTGACTGGTGCGTATACCCCATTAATCGATGAATTTGGATTGGATGTCATTGCCTACGCCCTTAAGCCTGAAGTCGAGTGGACGGAAAATGATGCAAAGGGTTTTGCCGAACAGTTGAAATCCGGCGATATTAAAGCCGTTGCCTGTGCATGGGAGCCGGATGAAAAGGTACGAAAGGTTATTGTGAAGAGTGGTGCTGTTCCGGTGGTACTGGAGAAGTTCGTTCGCGAATCAGATGTCGATCCGATCATTTCCTTGAGCAATTGGTATGAACGCAACTTGTCCCGTCTTCTTGCGGCGCTACAGGATTAA